One Watersipora subatra chromosome 4, tzWatSuba1.1, whole genome shotgun sequence genomic window carries:
- the LOC137393015 gene encoding uncharacterized protein, protein MEQFKTLFEEIGDTAAYEILLDNDILDEEVIPDLQPEQLQQLGVGSLGKCMKYLRRLKELVKSVQKNNLPSAAPSVALTLPTPNETASTLGAAVASPPASMPATPRPVVTTPRPVVTTPRPAVSTPSSAVSAISGSPAAEPIASASATAEATVSTPSSSPLFMRELNVPQFTGRETRKMVVQAIGEANWSHSHSRPNYDSVVLKVLRQFPDKSDIFKDASYTEDKDCYKVFKRQLSCSVRNKRSYYAKKQKLDQEPAASVTGDIVVRAEALVVSPS, encoded by the exons ATGGAACAATTCAAAACCCTTTTTGAAGAGATAGGCGATACAGCGGCATACGAAATATTACTTG ATAATGATATCCTTGATGAAGAAGTGATACCTGACTTGCAACCAGAGCAGCTTCAGCAGCTTGGTGTTGG CTCTCTGGGGAAATGTATGAAATACCTACGAAGACTCAAAGAGCTTGTCAAAAGTGTtcaaaag aataacttaccaagtgctGCCCCCTCTGTTGCGCTTACACTACCAACACCTAATGAAACTGCTTCAACACTCGGCGCTGCGGTCGCATCACCACCTGCTTCCATGCCGGCCACACCTAGACCTGTGGTTACCACACCTAGACCTGTGGTTACCACACCTAGACCTGCGGTTTCAACACCTTCCTCTGCTGTTTCCGCTATTTCAGGATCACCTGCCGCCGAACCTATTGCTTCAGCCTCTGCCACTGCTGAGGCGACTGTTTCAACACCCTCTAGCTCTCCATTGTTTATGCGA gAGCTCAATGTACCTCAATTTACTGGACGAGAGACCAGGAAAATGGTTGTACAGGCGATTGGGGAAGCTAATTGGTCCCATAGTCACAGCAGACCCAACTACGATAGTGTGGTACTAAAAGTCCTGAGGCAATTTCCAGATAAGAGTGACATCTTCAAAGACGCTAGCTATACCGAAGATAAGGATTGCTAc AAGGTTTTCAAAAGACAGTTATCTTGCAGCGTAAGAAACAAAAGAAGCTACTATgcgaaaaaacaaaaactcgaTCAAGAACCTGCTGCTTCGGTCACCGG GGATATAGTGGTGAGGGCAGAGGCACTAGTGGTTTCTCCGAGCTAG
- the LOC137393295 gene encoding uncharacterized protein, whose protein sequence is MLRPSLSIRKEAFKNMKDGWSGMVVEWPIYGQEAFLIPELELLLNRDLDLDALGKRAEDLFMAACPKETNPNDSGFEKLVIVIGKRLGDKKMLAETPEHKVSHSLPHLKFGKLCVDGEKLSVSEDPLVLLKLLAVFYIGDIEFGDAKKFGQLLEFTFLGSSTVRKGSKYLSVDKFMEKMKRESRADDE, encoded by the exons ATGCTTCGTCCATCATTGTCTATTAGGAAAGAGGCTTTTAAGAACATGAAAGATGGTTGGAGTGGCATGGTTGTTGAGTGGCCAATTTATGGACAGGAGGCTTTT CTTATACCTGAGCTTGAGCTCCTTCTGAATCGGGACTTGGATTTGGACGCGTTGGGAAAGCGAGCAGAGGATTTGTTCATGGCTGCATGTCCAAAAGAGACTAATC CGAATGATTCTGGATTTGAGAAACTGGTGATCGTGATTGGAAAGCGCCTTGGAGACAAAAAGATGCTGGCCGAAACACCCGAACACAAA GTAAGCCATTCTCTTCCCCACCTCAAATTTGGGAAACTCTGTGTGGATGGGGAAAAGTTAAGCGTTAGTGAGGACCCTCTCGTCCTGCTAAAACTTCTGGCAGTATTTTACATTGGGGACATCGAGTTTGGCGACGCCAAGAAGTTTGGCCAGCTGCTGGAGTTTACCTTCTTGGGCTCCAGCACCGTGAGAAAGGGAAGCAAGTATTTGTCTGTCGAcaaatttatggaaaaaatgaaGCGG GAAAGCCGAGCCGACGATGAGTAG